The region CTCGGCGCAGTTACCCGCCTTCGCGTTGACGATCGAGCAGGCGTCGACCGTCCCGTCGCCGAAGCGGTCGCGCACGACGGCTCCGGCCTCGGCCAGCGGCTCGACCGGCTGGGCGATCAGCGCCAGGCCGTCGGTGCGATCGAGCCGTTCGCCGGCCAGGACCCGCTCGAGTGCGTCGTCGATCGTCTCGTTTCCCGTCTCGTAAACCACAGATCTAGACGTGGTTGACGTAGATATAATGTTTTTGGAAGGTCACGTCGATTGCGAAGCTCGACGCGGAAACGATCCGGACCGTCAGCGTTCGCTTTCGACTGCTCGAACGCGCGCGTGCGATCGAGCGGACCTCCCCCGCAAATACGGCGGCGGTCGAGGTCCTCTACGACGCTTTGCCGGTTCGCGATGGATCGACGGCCTGGCGAGAGTGGCCATCGACCGCGCGGCTACCGCGGGGACGATCGACGCCCTCGACGGCGATTCGGCCGCCGATATCCGTCGACGCGTAGCGATTTCCGACAGCATCCCAGACACGCTTAGTCGGACCGTCTTGCGGGCGAACTTGTGCTGATTCCTGATTGTAGGAACCGACTGGTGTGCGACGGATTAGTTCTATTTTATCAAATTTTGTGACCGTCAGCCCCCCGTATCGGCCATCACACTAATACAGGAGCTCTCTCGTCGCTCCCAACCGGAAAAATTCCAAAAATTAAAGTCGCGTGATAATCCAGTGGCAGAGAGTGACCGTATGACAGACAGTACGATGGAGCCCGATCCGGGCAACGGCGCGTTCGACGTGGGTGGGAGCGTCGATGACTTCTTCGGGGGGTTCGCGACGGACGCCGATACGGGTCGCGACCGGGCTGCAACCGACGACGACGGGGGCCGGGCCGGTGACGGCGTCGAGGATCAGACGGCTGCCGACGTCTTCGATCAGCTCCTGATCGACGTCGACGACGAGGGGAGTGCCGACGTCATCCTCGCCGACGAGAGTCCGGACGACATCATTGCGAGCGCGGACGAACCCGAGCCCGAACCGCACGCGACGGTCGACGACGACCTGACGGCCGACGACGACGAACTCGCGGCTCTCTTGCTTCCCGGCCGCTCGATGGACGACGGGGAATTCCTCTGGGTCGATCCCGAGGCAGACGACGGGGTCGACAGTGACCGGGACAACGACAGTACCCCCGAATCGGTCCGGGAGACGACGCCCGACCGAGAGTCCTCGGAAGGCGACGCGGACGAATCCGTACCGGGCGAATCGGAACCCGAGGACGAACCCGACGGTGACGAATCGGCCGCGAGCGATACCGATACCGCGGCCGACGAATCGCCGGTCTCCAATTCGAACGGCGACGCCGGTAGTGAAGAACACGACGGCCGAACCGGCGTCGACGACGGCAACGAGGCCGACGTGAGCGAGTCGGAACCGAACCCGAAACCGGAATCGAACCCGGATCGGCCGGCCGACGGACCGGAGCCGACCAGGCCGGACGATTCGTCCGGGATCCTCTCTCGACTCCGATCGGCGCTCAGCGGACTCTTCTGACGGGTAGCGATTTCGACTCCGGCGCGATTCGCGGTTCCTTTCGGTCGATCAGGGATCGGGGTGCCAGACGATCCCGGCTCGGCGGACCGTATACGGGCGCTCGCCGCACTCGGGACAGCGCGTGCCGCCGTCGGGGTCGTCGGGTCGCTCCGGAATCGTGTGCTCGTACCCGCAGTTGTCGCATTCGAGCCAGACCGGCATACGAGACGCTGACGGGTGACGGACCCATGACGGTGCTGCGGGAGAACGACGGGTGACCGCGTTCGCCGTCGCCGATGCTGGTCGGTGCACGGATCGAAGCAACCGACGATCGGCGGGCGTCGAGTACCGCGAGCGGAGAAAAAGCGGAAAGAGAGAGGAGAGAAGGGGGCGTCGACCCGCGAGCGCAACTGCGCGTCGATCACGGCCCGACGCGAGCGCGAACTCGCAGCGTTAGCCGAGGAACTCCTCGATGTGGTCGGCGACTTCTTCGGGGGTGTCGCCGACGGGGACGCCGGCGTCGTTGAGCGCCGAAATCTTGCTCTCGGCGGTGCCGGTGCCCGAACCGGAGACGATCGCGCCGGCGTGACCCATCCGCTTGCCCGGCGGCGCGGTGCGGCCGGCGATGAAGCCGGCGACCGGCGTGTCGACGTGCTCGTCGATGTAGGCCGCGGCCTCCTCCTCGTCTTCCCCGCCGATTTCGCCGCACATGACGATGGCCTCGGTCTCGGGGTCGTTCTCGAAGAGTTCGAGGGCGTCGACGAAGTCGGTGCCGATGATCGGGTCGCCGCCGATGCCGATGGCGGTGCTCTGGCCGATCCCGCGGTTCGTCAGGTTGTCGACGACCTGGTAGGTCAGGGTGCCCGAGCGGGAGACCAGGCCGACGTTGCCCTCGGCGAAGATGTTGCCGGGGAGGATACCGAGTTTGGCCTCGCCGGGGGTGATGAGGCCGGGGCAGTTCGGACCGATGAGCCGCGTGTCGGTCTCGGAGAGACGCTTGTTGACCCGGGCCATGTCCTGGGTCGGGATGCCCTCCGTGATGGCGACCGCGAGATCGAGGTCCGTATCCAGTGCCTCGAAGACGGCGTCGCCCGCGAACGCGGGCGGGACGAAGATGACCGAGGTATCGGCGTTCTCCTCCTCGACGGCCTCGTGGACGGTGTCGTAGACGGGGACGCCGCTGACCTCCTGGCCGCCCTTGCCGGGGACGGCACCGGCCACGACGTTGGTGCCGTACTCCATCATCTGTTCGGCGTGGAACTTGCCTTCCCCGCCGGTGATGCCCTGTACCACGACGCGAGTGTCGTCGTCGACTAGTACGCTCATTATTCGTTCACCTCCCCAGCGTACTCGACGGCACGCTGGACCGCATCCTCGAGGGTCTGCTCGACCGTCACGAGGTCCTCGTTCAGAATCTCCATGCCTTCCTCCCAGTTGGTGCCGGCCAGGCGGACGACGACCGGCTTGGGGATCTCGTCGAACTGCTCGAGCGCCTCGTTGATGCCGCGGGCGACCTCGTCGCCGCGGGTGATCCCGCCGAAGATGTTGAAGACGACGGAGTCGACGTTGTCGTCCGAGAAGACCATGTCCAGCGCGTTCGCGATGCGCTGGGCCTTCGCGCCGCCGCCGACGTCCAGGAAGTTCGCGGGCTGGCCGCCGTAGTGGTCGACCAGGTCCAGCGTCGTCATCACGAGTCCGGCACCGTTGCCGATGATGCCGACGTTGCCGTCCAGGCGGACGTAGTCGAAGTCGTACTCGTCGGCCTTCTGCTCGAGTTCGTCGCCGCCGGCCACTTCGTCCTCCATCTCGGCGAGTTCGGGCTGGCGGAACAGCGCGTCCTCGTCGATGTTCATCACGGCGTCGGCCGCGATGACCTCGTCGTCGCTGGTGACCATCAGCGGGTTAATTTCGGCGTCGGAGCCGTCCTTCTCGTCCCAGAGCTGGTAGAGCGTCGTCAGAACGCTCGAAACGTCGCGCGCGACCGATTGGTCGACGCCGGCGTCGTAGACGGCCTTGCGGGCCTGGTAGGGATGCATCCCGAAGGAGGGGTCGATGTGCTCCCGGGCGATCGCGTCGGGGTCCTCCTCGGCGACCTCCTCGATGTTGACCCCGCCCTTGGTCGAGACCATGGCGACGGGCTTGCCCTCGCCGCGGTCCATC is a window of Natrinema salifodinae DNA encoding:
- the sucD gene encoding succinate--CoA ligase subunit alpha, with translation MSVLVDDDTRVVVQGITGGEGKFHAEQMMEYGTNVVAGAVPGKGGQEVSGVPVYDTVHEAVEEENADTSVIFVPPAFAGDAVFEALDTDLDLAVAITEGIPTQDMARVNKRLSETDTRLIGPNCPGLITPGEAKLGILPGNIFAEGNVGLVSRSGTLTYQVVDNLTNRGIGQSTAIGIGGDPIIGTDFVDALELFENDPETEAIVMCGEIGGEDEEEAAAYIDEHVDTPVAGFIAGRTAPPGKRMGHAGAIVSGSGTGTAESKISALNDAGVPVGDTPEEVADHIEEFLG
- the sucC gene encoding ADP-forming succinate--CoA ligase subunit beta translates to MKLHEYQAKQVFADAGVPTPDSQLASDVDGVVAAAEEIGYPVAVKAQVQVGGRGKAGGIKLAEDEDEAHEAADSILGMDLKGYHVDQVLVEEAVDFTNELYVGITMDRGEGKPVAMVSTKGGVNIEEVAEEDPDAIAREHIDPSFGMHPYQARKAVYDAGVDQSVARDVSSVLTTLYQLWDEKDGSDAEINPLMVTSDDEVIAADAVMNIDEDALFRQPELAEMEDEVAGGDELEQKADEYDFDYVRLDGNVGIIGNGAGLVMTTLDLVDHYGGQPANFLDVGGGAKAQRIANALDMVFSDDNVDSVVFNIFGGITRGDEVARGINEALEQFDEIPKPVVVRLAGTNWEEGMEILNEDLVTVEQTLEDAVQRAVEYAGEVNE